A genomic stretch from Candidatus Nitrotoga arctica includes:
- a CDS encoding transposase, whose protein sequence is MQVAGQIQGNSSGQKKHIDFQVFLDDAITEEATERGIYIILDNLSTHKGNADWLAAHPNGTLHFTPASANWLNQIKI, encoded by the coding sequence TTGCAGGTCGCTGGACAAATTCAGGGCAACAGCAGTGGGCAAAAGAAACACATAGACTTTCAGGTATTTCTTGACGATGCTATTACAGAAGAAGCAACGGAACGCGGGATTTACATTATTTTGGATAATCTATCAACCCATAAAGGGAATGCCGACTGGCTCGCCGCTCACCCCAACGGGACACTTCACTTTACGCCCGCGTCGGCGAATTGGCTCAATCAGATTAAAATATGA